The following coding sequences lie in one Arachis ipaensis cultivar K30076 chromosome B05, Araip1.1, whole genome shotgun sequence genomic window:
- the LOC107640690 gene encoding uncharacterized protein LOC107640690 isoform X2 yields MEARDSSTSPSSTAANRDASSVTDADDAVFTVAVALAKDAALHFQSGKFAECVDVLNQLLQKKQDDPKVLHNIAITEFFRDGCSDPKKLLEVLNGIKVC; encoded by the exons ATGGAGGCTCGAGATTCGTCCACTTCGCCGTCCTCCACCGCCGCCAACCGTGACGCCTCCTCCGTCACAGATGCCGACGATGCCGTCTTCACTGTCGCCGTCGCCCTCGCCAAGGATGCTGCCTTGCATTTTCAGTCTGGCAAGTTCGCTGAGTGCGTCGACGTCTTGAACCAGCTCTTGCAGAAGAAGCAAGACGATCCCAAG GTACTTCATAATATTGCAATCACGGAATTCTTCCGTGATGGATGTTCAGACCCCAAAAAGTTGCTTGAAGTACTTAATGGCATCAAGGTATGCTAA
- the LOC107640690 gene encoding uncharacterized protein LOC107640690 isoform X1 gives MEARDSSTSPSSTAANRDASSVTDADDAVFTVAVALAKDAALHFQSGKFAECVDVLNQLLQKKQDDPKFSRKHEFNGAVRIVHIKPPIQVYKLKCLILWYFIILQSRNSSVMDVQTPKSCLKYLMASRYANLKFISLSLS, from the exons ATGGAGGCTCGAGATTCGTCCACTTCGCCGTCCTCCACCGCCGCCAACCGTGACGCCTCCTCCGTCACAGATGCCGACGATGCCGTCTTCACTGTCGCCGTCGCCCTCGCCAAGGATGCTGCCTTGCATTTTCAGTCTGGCAAGTTCGCTGAGTGCGTCGACGTCTTGAACCAGCTCTTGCAGAAGAAGCAAGACGATCCCAAG TTTTCTAGAAAGCATGAATTTAATGGTGCTGTCCGCATAGTGCATATCAAGCCTCCCATACAAGTTTACAAATTAAAGTGCTTGATTTTATG GTACTTCATAATATTGCAATCACGGAATTCTTCCGTGATGGATGTTCAGACCCCAAAAAGTTGCTTGAAGTACTTAATGGCATCAAGGTATGCTAATCTAAAATtcatctctctatctctctcttaa